The genomic window CGCGCGACATCGTGCCAGAGGTGCAGGGGCCGAGATGGCGACTagtgagaagagggaaaacgTGCCGTGAGAGGGAGGCCGAGGAGTTCAGGCCGCACAGTATGTTGGCGAAGTGAGTAGGGGGGGAGGAACGGAGAGGGTGCACAGCAGTATACGCAGAGGTCATGCAAAACAACCCAGAATAACGGAGAAAGGGgccgcgagagagagaggtgagcgTCGATTAGCggtgaggggggtgggtgaagGAAGATGCCCGAGGGAGAAGCGCGAGGCCACGGAAGGTTGAGTGTCTTCCTACTGCAGAAGCACAAGTGCATGGCGGATGGTAATGTGAGCACTGCGTGCAGTGCGTGGGGCTCTTGAGAGGTgaacagaaaaaaatgagTTGGTCGGGGATGGCCAATATACCACAGGGGAAACACCCCCACCACAACAGGAACGGGATCCTCACGAGGCGAATCCTACACCGCTGCATGAGCAGGGCCTCCATTCAATCACGCCATGCGACGTACACTTCATCGGTGCGGAAGCGCTGCGTGATGGTCGCCTCCGCCATGGGCGTAAAGGAGCCGCTCAGGTACTGCAGCAGCCCGGCGTAAGCGATCATGCACCCATTGTCTACACAAAACCGCTGGTCCATGTCGAAGCAGCGACCCCCACGCTCTGCCGCCATCGTCTGCATCATACTCTGCAGGCGCTTGTTGCATCCCACTCCGCCGACAATGAGGACATCAGATGCGTGGACTTGCGACATGGCGCGCTCCGTCACTTCCACTAGCATGGCGAAGATGGTCTCCTGCAAAGCGAAGCAGATGTCGTCCGTGTTGAACGTCTCACCGGGCGGCACCGGGGcgctcgtcagcggcggtgccgctttGCGCCGCTTGTCGGACAAATCATAAACGTCCGGCTCCGTGAATTGAGGGTGGCGCACAAGCTGCTCGACGTAGGAGAGGATGCCGCTGAACGACATATCCATTCCCTTCACGGTGTACGGTAGGCGGATGTAGTGCTTGCCCCTCTTGGCCTTCTGCTCAATGTTGTACCCCGGCGCCGGGTCGTTTGAGATGCTCAGGAGGCGGGCGACCCGGTCCAGG from Leishmania braziliensis MHOM/BR/75/M2904 complete genome, chromosome 31 includes these protein-coding regions:
- a CDS encoding putative O-sialoglycoprotein endopeptidase — translated: MKRTLSLGIEGSANKIGVGVVDQTGAVLSNVRETYITPPGTGFLPRETAIHHSQCVLQVVQRSMHDAAVTPADIDIISYTKGPGMGAPLSVGCTVAKTLSLLWGKPLVGVNHCIGHIEMGRVVTQSENPVVLYVSGGNTQVIAYADHRYRIFGETIDIAVGNCLDRVARLLSISNDPAPGYNIEQKAKRGKHYIRLPYTVKGMDMSFSGILSYVEQLVRHPQFTEPDVYDLSDKRRKAAPPLTSAPVPPGETFNTDDICFALQETIFAMLVEVTERAMSQVHASDVLIVGGVGCNKRLQSMMQTMAAERGGRCFDMDQRFCVDNGCMIAYAGLLQYLSGSFTPMAEATITQRFRTDEVYVAWRD